A single Deltaproteobacteria bacterium DNA region contains:
- a CDS encoding flagellin FliC, producing ARAVFGATTNRLNAALANLQVSFTNFQAAESRIRDADFAYETAVFTRNQILVQAGTSVLAQANFLPQAALSLLGG from the coding sequence CGCGCGCGCCGTATTCGGCGCCACGACCAACAGGCTCAACGCGGCGCTTGCGAACCTGCAGGTCTCGTTCACCAACTTCCAGGCCGCCGAGTCGCGCATAAGGGACGCCGACTTCGCCTACGAGACGGCGGTCTTCACCAGGAACCAGATACTCGTCCAGGCGGGAACCTCGGTGCTCGCCCAGGCGAACTTCCTCCCACAGGCAGCCTTGAGCCTGCTCGGAGGGTAA
- a CDS encoding flagellar protein FlaG yields the protein MSIDMGIKEVARQGAAVETQAPAVKRVREERSDFVGLLRDPSERKKDMSLDEMDKLASDIQIQLKRLNTELRIEVDRESKTVIVKILEPESGEVIREIPPSELLKIRERMHELIGVFYDNRT from the coding sequence ATGAGTATCGACATGGGCATCAAGGAAGTCGCACGTCAGGGCGCGGCAGTCGAGACGCAGGCGCCGGCCGTGAAAAGGGTGCGTGAAGAGAGGAGCGACTTCGTGGGCCTGCTCCGCGACCCCTCGGAGCGTAAAAAGGATATGTCCCTCGACGAGATGGACAAGCTCGCCTCCGACATCCAGATCCAGCTCAAGCGCCTCAACACGGAACTCCGGATAGAAGTTGACAGGGAGTCGAAGACGGTGATAGTCAAGATACTGGAGCCGGAGAGCGGCGAGGTGATCCGCGAGATACCTCCGTCGGAGCTCCTCAAGATACGCGAACGGATGCACGAGCTCATAGGGGTCTTCTACGACAACAGGACGTAA